A region of Streptomyces paludis DNA encodes the following proteins:
- a CDS encoding acyltransferase encodes MTYRVQPTAQVDATAVIGDGSSVWDLAQIREHATLGDGCVVGRGAYVGTGVRIGDNVKIQNYALVYEPAELADGVFIGPSVVLTNDHNPRSVDPEGKQKRGDDWEAVGVKVAEGASLGARSVCVAPVRVGRWAMVAAGAVVTKDVPDFALVVGVPARRIGWVGRAGVRLEERDGEPGVWECPRTGSLHDEKNGVLTERVLTERAG; translated from the coding sequence GTGACGTACAGGGTCCAGCCCACCGCCCAGGTCGACGCGACCGCCGTGATCGGCGACGGGAGCAGCGTCTGGGACCTCGCGCAGATCCGCGAGCACGCGACGCTCGGGGACGGGTGTGTGGTGGGGCGCGGGGCGTACGTCGGCACCGGTGTCCGGATCGGGGACAACGTCAAGATCCAGAACTACGCCCTGGTGTACGAGCCCGCCGAACTGGCCGACGGCGTGTTCATCGGCCCCTCCGTGGTCCTCACCAATGACCACAACCCCCGCTCCGTCGATCCCGAGGGCAAGCAGAAGCGCGGCGACGACTGGGAAGCGGTCGGGGTGAAGGTCGCCGAGGGGGCCTCGCTCGGCGCCAGGTCCGTCTGTGTGGCTCCCGTACGCGTCGGCCGCTGGGCCATGGTCGCCGCGGGCGCCGTGGTGACCAAGGACGTGCCGGACTTCGCCCTGGTCGTCGGGGTGCCCGCGCGCCGTATCGGCTGGGTGGGCCGGGCCGGAGTGCGGCTGGAGGAGCGCGACGGAGAGCCGGGCGTATGGGAGTGCCCGCGGACCGGCTCGCTGCACGACGAGAAGAACGGCGTGCTGACGGAGCGGGTTCTGACAGAGCGCGCGGGCTGA